A portion of the Limisphaera ngatamarikiensis genome contains these proteins:
- a CDS encoding ACT domain-containing protein has translation MKRTTPTRGPSVVSMQIAKQLAIFLENKPGMLARVCDALAEHNINIYALTTSDTVDHTVIRMVVSDYRKALHVFEERGTLVVEDDVLLVEGRNQPGSLATIAHALGDAGVNIEYAYCATAPGQQKGLLVLRVRDVAKALKVLNLQTTRTTPAHRPAGN, from the coding sequence GTGAAAAGGACGACTCCCACCCGCGGACCTTCGGTGGTCTCCATGCAAATCGCCAAGCAACTGGCGATCTTTCTCGAAAATAAACCGGGGATGCTCGCCCGGGTTTGTGACGCCCTGGCCGAACACAACATCAACATCTACGCCCTGACCACCAGCGACACGGTGGACCACACGGTGATCCGGATGGTGGTCAGTGACTATCGAAAGGCGCTGCACGTTTTTGAGGAGCGCGGCACCCTGGTGGTGGAGGATGATGTTCTGTTGGTGGAGGGCCGCAATCAACCGGGCAGTCTGGCCACCATCGCGCATGCGCTGGGCGACGCCGGCGTGAACATCGAGTACGCCTACTGCGCCACTGCACCCGGCCAACAGAAGGGATTGCTGGTCCTGCGCGTTCGCGACGTGGCCAAAGCACTCAAGGTCCTCAACCTTCAAACCACCCGCACAACCCCCGCCCACCGGCCGGCCGGCAACTGA
- a CDS encoding alpha-amylase family glycosyl hydrolase: MHPILWEVNLRCLLAECEAALGRPAGLSDLPDGLLDLWKARGVTHVWLMGLWPTGPRARRIALEHPDLRLIYDTVLPGWRPEDVAGSPYALAAYEVPETLGGRDALQRLRDRLHARGIGLLLDFVPNHVGLDHAWVHEHPEWFVNAAEPRPGTFEAPSTGTAAAESKSGSTSAPRWLAHGRDPYFPPWTDTAQLDHRSRATRRALVQTLAELAGLCDGVRCDMAMLVLRSVFHRTWSGWPMPADPAEGEFWAEAIETVRRSHPGFLFVAEAYWGLEDRLRELGFDYTYDKDLYDLLVRGDGPAIQQHLLSRAPEALAAGVHFLENHDEPRAAQTLPVQRHRAAAWTVMALPGMRFLHDGQCEGARARVPVQLRRRPAEPPDPGIVRIYEEIFRILPPAGIGRGRGAFLIPRAAWPGNPSGLSFVLILWQERPDRFTLVVINHAPHPGQCRAPWPAEAVAARRWQVREHLAGWSDLRDGPTLAAAGIYLDLPEHGVQVLEFVAVD; encoded by the coding sequence ATGCACCCGATTCTCTGGGAGGTGAACCTTCGCTGTCTTTTGGCGGAATGCGAGGCAGCCCTGGGGCGACCCGCCGGTTTGTCCGACCTGCCTGATGGGTTGTTGGATTTGTGGAAGGCCCGCGGCGTGACCCATGTCTGGCTCATGGGCTTGTGGCCCACCGGCCCGCGCGCCCGGCGGATCGCGCTGGAACATCCCGACCTCCGGTTGATCTACGACACCGTCCTGCCGGGGTGGCGGCCGGAAGATGTTGCCGGATCGCCTTATGCCCTCGCCGCCTACGAGGTGCCTGAAACCCTGGGGGGCCGGGACGCGTTGCAGCGGCTTCGGGATCGCCTCCACGCGCGAGGCATCGGTCTGCTGCTGGATTTTGTGCCGAATCACGTGGGACTGGATCACGCGTGGGTGCACGAACATCCGGAATGGTTTGTGAACGCGGCCGAGCCGCGCCCGGGCACGTTTGAGGCCCCTTCGACCGGAACCGCGGCTGCGGAGTCAAAATCGGGCTCGACGTCAGCGCCCCGCTGGCTGGCCCACGGCCGCGATCCGTACTTTCCGCCGTGGACCGACACGGCCCAGCTGGATCATCGGTCGCGCGCCACGCGCCGTGCGCTGGTTCAAACCCTGGCCGAACTGGCCGGGCTCTGCGACGGTGTTCGATGTGACATGGCCATGCTGGTGTTGCGATCGGTCTTTCACCGGACATGGTCCGGCTGGCCGATGCCTGCCGATCCGGCCGAGGGCGAGTTCTGGGCCGAAGCCATCGAGACGGTCCGACGCTCACATCCCGGGTTCCTCTTCGTGGCTGAGGCGTATTGGGGTTTGGAAGACCGGCTGCGCGAGTTGGGTTTCGATTACACGTACGACAAGGACCTGTACGACCTTCTCGTCCGGGGCGACGGCCCCGCCATACAACAACACCTCCTGAGCCGGGCTCCCGAGGCATTGGCCGCCGGGGTTCATTTTCTGGAAAACCACGACGAACCGCGGGCCGCCCAGACCCTGCCGGTGCAACGTCACCGGGCCGCCGCCTGGACCGTGATGGCTCTGCCGGGGATGCGATTTCTTCACGACGGACAGTGCGAGGGAGCACGCGCACGGGTGCCCGTCCAATTGCGCCGGCGGCCGGCAGAACCGCCGGATCCCGGGATCGTGCGGATTTATGAGGAAATTTTCCGGATCCTTCCGCCGGCCGGGATCGGCCGCGGGCGCGGAGCGTTCTTAATCCCGCGCGCCGCCTGGCCCGGCAACCCCAGCGGACTGAGTTTCGTGCTGATCTTGTGGCAGGAGCGCCCCGACCGTTTCACTCTCGTGGTCATCAACCATGCGCCGCACCCGGGCCAATGCCGTGCACCATGGCCCGCGGAGGCGGTCGCTGCCCGGCGCTGGCAGGTGCGGGAACATCTCGCCGGCTGGAGCGACCTGCGCGACGGCCCCACACTGGCCGCCGCGGGGATCTACCTGGACCTGCCGGAACACGGTGTTCAGGTGCTCGAGTTTGTCGCGGTGGATTGA